The following DNA comes from Vicugna pacos chromosome 13, VicPac4, whole genome shotgun sequence.
GCCGCCCGCGCCTATATAGGGGCCGGGGTCGGCGCCAGCCCGGGACGCGCCCGCTCCGCTCCCTCCTTCCGCGCTGACTCGCCTCGCCCGCGCCAGGTATGGCCCCCAGCACCGTGGCCGTGGAGCTGCTGAGCCCCAAAGAGAAAAACCGAGTAAGTGCGCGCGCAGCCTGCCCCCGCGACCCCCGCGACCCCGCGCCGCCGCGGCCGCGCTGACGCCCCTCCTCCCACAGCTGCGGAAGCCGGTGGTGGAGAAGATGCGCCGTGACCGCATCAACAGCAGCATCGAGCAGCTGAAGTTGCTGCTGGAGCAGGAGTTCGCGCGCCACCAGCCCAACTCCAAGCTGGAGAAGGCCGACATCCTGGAGATGGCTGTCAGCTACCTGAAACACAGCAAAGGTGAGCCCGGCTcgggcggccccggccccggccccggccccgccgcgcgccccgcgccccggccCCACTCACCGCCTCCCCTCCGCTCCCCGCAgccttcgccgccgccgccggcccgaAGAGCCTGCACCAGGACTACAGCGAGGGCTACTCGTGGTGCCTGCAGGAGGCCGTGCAGTTCCTGACGCTGCACGCGGCCAGCGACACGCAGATGAAACTCCTCTACCACTTCCAGCGACCCGCGGCCGCGCCGGCCGCGCCGGCCAAGGAGCCCAAGGCGCCGGGCCCCGCGCCCGCGCCCACCCCCGCCAAGGCGGCCGCCGCTGCTGTGCGCCAGCCCGCCTGCGGCCTCTGGCGGCCTTGGTGACCCGCGGGAGCTGCGGACAGGCTGCCTGCCGGAAGGCCCAGAGGGCCAGCGCGATCCCCTGGCCTGGGGAAGGGCCTTCCCGTAGTCTGtcccgcccgccccctccccggctTGGACGGGCCCCTTCTCCGGAAGGCTCTCTCTCCAAGCTGGCGGGCCAGCAGGAGGAACATTCTCAGAGAATGTGCGCGCAGCGTCCTTGTTTAGAACAATCAAGGCCCATCTTCTGCCAAATGTCTGACCCCATGGGGTTGCTCTGTGTTTGCATTTCAGCAAGTGACTTCTAGGAAGTCCCCACTGCCGGGTTCTATGATATTTGTAGGCGGCGGGGCTCAGCCAGCCGGCACCCCACGCGTAGAGGGCTTTCTTCAGGTCCGGTGCTGCCCGGCCAGTGGGCCTGGCGCAGGCCGTGCCGTGGGCACATTTGCCTTTTGTGAAGGCGAAACTCAAGGTGTATCCTCATAGGAAAGAAAGTGTCAGCCTGGATGGGTGAGGACGGGCCAGGCAGAGCTGAGGCAGAGAGCCCTTGCACGTGCCTGGTTGTCTGGTGGGGTCTCAGTGGGCTGTGTGGGAAGGGTGGGGGTCTCCACTTCCCACAAAAAGGATTTCTGTGTGGGTGGGTGCACATGGGCACGAGTTGGTACTCAGAATGTGAACTCTCCTTCACGTGGGAGCCACGGGACTGCTCTGCAGGCTTCTAATAAAATCTGACTATTCAGCCCCTCCATAGTCCGTCTCTTGTACCTCACTCATGTCCTTGGCATCAGGCAGGCGGGGCTGCAGGGATGAAGGGGAGTGGGCACTATCGTGGTATCAAGGACACAGGTGTCCTTACCAGGGACCCTCTAGACACAGGAAGAATAGCCAGGCACCGGctcagggacagagggagggaagaaagagagaagctAGAAATGAGAAGTGAGGGGACAAGTcaggaggcggggggggggggggaggggaaggacgaAGGGAGGAGATTGGAGTGAGAGGCAGAGAAGCAGGGGAGAAGCAGGCTGGAAGCAGAGAGGGCCTTGTGGACACATTAGCTTCCCTGGTGCAGTAGGAGGGGATGAGAGACCTGGGTTGCCGCCCTAAACCTCTGGCTAGctcctgcagtggggaggggggtaAATGATGCTACAGGACCTTCCAGCACTGTCCAACTGAGAGAGACCTGAAAGCCATAGCCTGCAGTGGAACTCTTGCTGCAGCAAAATAGTTTTAACTGGGTCAAACACAGATGTTTGCCCCACCAGTGCCCTCCCCGCACAGCcagagcctctgtccctggacaAGCTCCTGGGGCACCTTGGCTGGCCCACAAGTGGCTGCCCTGCCCTGCAGGTTGACCACTCACCACGGCTGAACAGGCAGTGCTGGTGATGAACCTGTCAAGGCCAGGCCCATGCCTCAGAAAGGGTATCTATTTTTAGACAGGCCACTGGGTGTTGGCTGAGTCTGCAGGAAACTGGATGCACGCCGGCTGGCCCTCCCCCCTTCCTGCTCGGCACCTCACTTCCCTCGGCCTCCCATCCCTCTGTCCACAGCACCCCTTCCAGGCCAGCATGGTGCTGCTAGGGGCCTTTGGGGTCCCTGCTGAGCCCTGAGAATGGTGAGCGAGGGACAGGgaagcccctcccccatcccacacATTTACTGCTTGTGTGGCAGGCAGGTCCTGCCCTCACGGGTGTCCCTCTGGCCAGGCTGACCTgcaaggctgcctcccccatcccGAGCCTTGCCTGGTGTGCTGAAGCACCTTCTCCTCCCCTGAATCACCCCTAGAGCTCTGAATTTGTGCTGCTCACAGTCCTGCGCCCCCAGGGGCCCTGCCAGGCAGCTAGTGGCATGCTCAGATGGAGGCTGAGGTCCAGAGACTCAAAGTAACTGGCCCAGGGTGACCTAGGAGGCAGGTGTCAAGGCCACCCTAGGGGCCCTCTGTCAGCCTCCAGCACTGAGCTCCTTCTCAGAGTGCCAAGTGCCTCTGATGGGTACACATCCCTTAAGAGCCTCCACACCTTCCAGGGTTTTCTAGCGACTTGTCCTGGAAATCACTCCCCAACACCACTCAGGAGCTTTCTCAGCTCATTCCCTGCAAATTCCCATAGACTCCTTGTTTTGCCAGAAAGCGGCCTCCTCCAGGCAGGCTCCCCTGCTTTCCACTGCACTTTCTGAGGATCTCACCATCAAAGTACACATCCTCCCCAGCTGCAGGGGCATCTCCTACCTCTGGCGGGGGTTGGACTCCTAGAGGGCGGAGTCCCCGACTGCCCCTGTTTGCATGGGACTTTTAGCACCGACAGTCCTGCGCTCCTGGAGAACCAGGCTGGACCGTCCCGTGCAGGTGCCAGGCTTACAGCCGCATTCACTGGAGGAGCAGTTCTCTGGTGGTCTGCAAAGCCCCAGGTGTCCGCTCTGCACTAGCTCAGATCATCTAAGGTCAGCATCATTGGGCCAGCTCAGTGAAAGAACAGAGACGACGACAGCCCAGATATTTTGTGTTGAGCTGTAGGGCCTCTGAGACCCGTGCCCGGGCCCTACCGAGTCGGCCCTCCCGCCACTGAGGGGCGGGGCCGCCCGAGAGCTTATTAGCATAATATATGCACGGGAGGCGTTTAGCAGTCAAATATATGCGCATATATCTCCATGGTTGATGAGGCTAGCCGGGCACATTCAAAATGGCGGAGTGTGGAGCGAGCGGCAGCGGGAGCAGCGGAGACAGCCTGGACAAGAGCATCACGCTGCCCCCCGACGAGATCTTCCGCAACCTGGAGAACGCCAAGCGCTTCGCCATAGACATAGGTCGCCGCGGGCGGGCGCGGAGAGCGGGGCGGCGGGAGAGGGAGAGGGCGGGGACGAGGGCAGCGGGGCCGGCAGGCCGGGGCGGCGGCAAGGACGAAGGGCGGGGCGCGGGCCGCCGACCCGCACAGCCTATCGGGCCTTGTAGTCCGCGGCCGCCGGCGCGCACAGCCTATCGGGCTCTGTAGTCCTCGGGCCGCCGACGTGCAGGCTCGCTGCGGCGGCCGGA
Coding sequences within:
- the HES5 gene encoding transcription factor HES-5, coding for MAPSTVAVELLSPKEKNRLRKPVVEKMRRDRINSSIEQLKLLLEQEFARHQPNSKLEKADILEMAVSYLKHSKAFAAAAGPKSLHQDYSEGYSWCLQEAVQFLTLHAASDTQMKLLYHFQRPAAAPAAPAKEPKAPGPAPAPTPAKAAAAAVRQPACGLWRPW